The Terrirubrum flagellatum nucleotide sequence CAGTCGATGGCTGGGCTCGAGCGCCTGAGAATACTCGCGTGCGAGGTCGGCGGTGACGATTTGCGGAGGCGTTAACCCGAAGACTTGACTCGCATTCGATTTCAAGAAGCCCAGATAGGTTCCCAGCGCATAGAGCAGGGTCCTGCGCGATCCGCCAGACAGATGGGCGGCAGGGCCACTGTCGCCAAAGATATCTTCGGTCGTCTGAAACGCGCGATCCCATGCCTTTCGATAGGGAACAGGCCAAAAAGCGAAGCGAAGAAAGCTCGGTTTCATGACTTCACCGTCCGGCGCGCGCGCTCGCGATCCGAGTTCATCAGAGATTCGCGCGCTCTGGCCAAGGCGTCCTGGTGTCGTTGAGCGGCTCGAGCAGTGTCGAGAGGGGCATAGTAAGTCGCCGTCGTCTTGCTTGAGGCATGCCCCAAAAGCTGCCGGACTTCCTCGTGGCCTCCTGGATTCTCGGCCAACATAAACTTGGCGCTCACATGACGCGTCTCGTGCGGCGTCATATGAATTCCCACTTCCTTTTTGACCAACTTCGTGAAGAGGTTTTCGACGGTTGCTGGAGCCTTCCGCGTGCCGTCCCGATTGCAAAAGACGTAGCGAGGCGACCGGCCGAGCGCCGCCGGCGCAATTTCCGAATGGTAGCGCTGCAACATCTTCGATGTCTCCGTCGAAAGCGCAGCACATTGTCTCTCGCCCGTTTTAGTTTCCTCGGGCGGAATGTCCACAACAGCCGTGTCCCCGCGAAGATCGAGCGTGCGGCCAAATTCGAGATGGGTCAGGTTAAACAACCGCAAGGGATAGTCGCTCAAAACCGCCAAGGTTAGCGCAGCTTGCGCAGCGACAAGAGCTGGCCCTGCTGATTTCATCGTCAAGGCTCGCGCGAATTCCCTTTGAGGCGCAGCCAGGTACTGCTGAACAATGTCCGGATCATCGAATTTCCGGAGAAGCTCCCAATTCTTCGCTGTCATCCCCGGCTTCGGTTTCGGCACTCGGCCAAAGGCTGCCTTTAGCGCACTGAGATCGTCGTCCCCCGGCTTCGTCCATTCGCGCGCGATAGCCAGCAACCCCTTCGCAATCTGCATGTTGTGGGCGTTCGGCGCGTTCTTCAGCTCGAGACAGCGCACGCGCATGATCGCCTTGAAAGCCTCGGGAGTGGTCAGGCACGCGAGACAGGTGACCGAGGCAACAGGAACGCCGGATTGCACCAAGGCGGTGGCTGCAGCTTGGATGATCTGGCGGCGGAGTCGGATGCTGCCCGGCCTGAGCGGACTGCGCCGCGCATTATCGTCGAAGCGATCTGTGACCGAGAGCCAGGCGCAGTAGACGGCGACCTCGTCGGTGAAAGTCGTGCAAAATGCAAGCCACGGGATGAGTTTCGGCGCTCGCCGCTCGACCGGGATCAGGCTCAAACCGAGCTCCGGCTGGGCGGCGGCGAGGCGATTCCAGGCGAGGCGCGCCTTTTTCGACACTGCGGTCGGGTCTTTCGCCCGCGTTCGGATATGCACCGCGTGCTCGAACTCCGCAAAAAGAGCAGGTGTGAGCGACGCCGGGTCGATCAATCTGGACGAGCAGTAGCGGCTGAGGCGCGACAGGGCGTGTTTGCTGCGACGATCGGGCAAAGCGCCCACAAGTGCGATCCACGACGGCGTCAACGGTTCTTGCGCTGTTCGGAGCATCGCACCTTCCCGTGTCGCCGAAATCGCCGCGAAAAAATTTGAGGTGAGGGTCTGCAGCGTCCGCGGGACTATATTGTATCGCCCGGCGGAGATGCCGATGATCTTCTCGCGCAGATAGGGAACGCAGGCCGGAATGCGATCGGGCGGGAGGTTGAGCATCTCGGCGACGCGTTTGACGGAGGAAATCAGGTCTCGCCGCCGGGTCGGCGAAAAGTAACCTGCCCTCAGACTCGAGAGAACGTCGAGTAACGTGAGATTTGTCGTAAGGCTGGAAGTATTGTTTTTCACAGTCGGAGGTCCTTTCGTGAAAGTCCCGTGAGGTCAGGAAGGGACACGGATGTCAGCGGTGGTCAGGTGTGGACATTCGTGAGAACTACCATAGAGAAACTGGAACGAAGTCTTGCAGTGAGTTCTCACGAAACTAGGGAAATTCCTGCTAGACAGGGACATTTCTGGTCAAGGACGGACAATTCCTAGTAGACCGCGCAGCGGTCGATGTACGCGTCGAGATCGCTTTTGCGCAGGCGGATAACACTGCCCATGCGGATCTCGGGAAGAGTGCCTGCTGCGATCAGCCGGCGGACCGACTTTTCGGACATGCTCAGATAGTCCGCCACCTCTGCGACGTTGAGTAGCGGGCTGACAAATTGAGGCGCGCGGCGGCGCCGGTCCTGGGGGTCTTTTTGGGGCTTGTTGATTTTGCGGCGCATCATCAACTCCTAGTTCGAATAAGCGTCAGCGCGCGCACAAGACGCGCGAAAGTCATGGATTTTCTGGATGAACTGGAGCCGGACCTACGTGGCCGTCTGGCGAGGCTGATAGAAAGGCATCGCGGCGCGATAGTTGTTGATGCTGGCGCCAGTGATGAGAGTGCGGCGCCCGCTCTTCTTGGCTTCGAGCTGACCGCGATTCAGAAGCTCGTAGATGCGCGTTACGCCGGCGGAGACGAACTGTCTCGCCTCTTTGACAGTAAACAGCGCATCATCGGAAACAATTTTTGTGCTGGACATGCTGTCGTCTCCATTCTCGACAGCACGCGAATCTTCACACCTGATCGGAAATGGCAAAGCGGGGATCGCCAGATTTTTTTCTGGCGATCCATTCTTTAATACCCACGTGCTGCCTAATCTTCGAGGTTTCCTCCGTGATCCGCGAGGCAATTCGCGCTTCAGCAGCCGCCGCCCTTTCGGCCTCAATTGCTGATCGCTTTCTTGCTTCTTTCGACCATTCTTCAAGTTCGGTCGGGGTGGGCTCTATTCCAACGAACGACATGACAACGCGGACGAAATCGAACGACGGCCCCGACGGGGGCTGCGTTGCTCGGCTCGCTGAAGACGGCCGGGTCGACGTCAAAGAGAGCTCAAGCTGTTGATTGCCCAGCAGGAACAGTCGCACGCCAAGCGCCTTTTTCTCATTCGGTCGCCGTCCGTCGAAATCATAGATTAGTTCACGAAAATCCAGCTCGATATCTGCCACTTTGTCGATGATCGTTGCTATGGTCGAACCGGTCAAAGTGAAACCCGGCCATGGCTCATACTGAACATCCGATCTCTCCCGGCTGAGTACATCTCTGAGCTTCCTGGCTCGGCCAGCAATTTTTTTGCTCTCCTCCATCAACTGTTGCTTGGTAGGTTGACTGCCAGTTTCGCTCGTCGCGGCGATATAGCTTTGGCACGCCTCAAGAATTCCCCATTCCAAATGGCGAGTGTTCGGAGGCAACTCCTTCAACTGCGGCAAAATCGCCTCTGCAACCTGCTCCCAATTGATTGCTTCTATTCCAAAGTGTTCCATGTTCGCGATCAATGCTCAGGCTTCGGGGTGGGCGGCATTCCGCCATTGCGGCGCAATCGATTGAGCTCTTCCCCCCACCACGCGGCCATTCGGACGCGCTCCTCCCAATGCTCACCTCGAGCGTAGGCTCGTCGCACGTCGTTCTCTTCGACATGCGCGAGCGCGCGTTCGATGGCGTCTCGGGACCAAAGGCCGGACTCGTTCGCCAGTGTGGAGAAACTGCTTCGAAAGCCATGCGCCGAGTGCGCTTCTTGCGAAAAGCCCATCGCGCGCAGTGCGCCATTCAGAGTGTTTTCGCTAATCGGCCGACGGACCGTGCGGACGCCCGGAAATACCAATCCGGCGACGCCGCGGCCGGTTATTTTGCGCAGATCTTTGAGGATCACGATCGCTTGTGGCGGAAGCGGAACGCGGTGTGGTCGTCGCATCTTCGTCCGCGCCCCCGGAATCGTCCAAACAGCAGTTTCGAGGTCGAATTCTGGCCATTCCGCCAACCGCAGTTCGCCGGGCCGTGGGAAGAGAAGCGCCATCAGTTGCAGCGCTGCGCGCGTCGTCGGCTGACCGTCGAACGCGTCGATCGCGCGAAGCAGACCGCCAAGCGGCGCAGCCTCGATGATGGCCGCGCGATGCTTCGTCTTTGGCGCCAACAAAGCGCCGCGCAACGCGGAAGTTGGATCGTTTTCCGCCCTTGCTGTTGCTATCGCAAGGCGAAATACTTCGCCGACGACGCTCCGCAGCCGGCGAGCGCTTTCACGACGGCCCCGCGCCTCAACCGTGCGCAGGACGGCCAGCACCTCAGCCGCCTTGATGTCGGCGATCGGCCGGTCGCGTAGAGTGGGCAGCGCAAAGCTGAGCAACCACTCCGTCTTGGCGACGGTCGCGGCGGCCCGGTCCTCAGCTTTTTTGCGCGCAATGAGCTCGTCGGCGATAAGACCAAACGTGTCTCGTTCGGCGAGCGCCGCTGCGGCCTTCTTGGCCAGTCTGTCAGCGGCCGGGTCAAGCCCGTCCTCAAGCAGCGCTTTCGCGGCGTCTCTCGCCTTCCGCGCTTCCTTCAATCCCACCTTAGGATATGCCCCGACCGGCATCAGCTTCTGACGACCGCCAAATCGATACGCCAAGCGCCATGTTCGAGCGCCGGTGGGCGTGATCCAGAGCTGCAATCCGCCGCCGTCCGACAGCTTGAGCACCTTTGTCTCAGGCTTGGTGCCGCGAATCGTGACGTCGTCCAGAGCCATCGGGAATCGAAGTCGTTGGGTCGGCCGGGAGGCCTGTTGGAGAATGGCCGAATCCTACCAACAAAAAGAGCGACTGCAAGCAAACGGTCGCGGATATGGCCGAAGGTTCGCGAGGCCTAAAAGCCAGTTTTCTCTCGGTTTTCCGAAGAGTTGCGAACGATTTTGAATGCTGGCGAAGAAGGAGATGGTGCCCAGGGGCGGAATCGAACCACCGACACTGCGATTTTCAGTCGCATGCTCTACCAACTGAGCTACCTGGGCCCGCGGCAGGTTCGGCTCAGGGCCGCCCGCGAACGGCCGGCTGTATAGGAGGTCGATCCGGCCCTGTCGAGAGGGCCGGAGCGGGCTTGTGGATGGCCCAAATCACAGGGCTCGGACGTCAGGCGATCGCGGCGCGGCGGCGCAAGGCCATGATCTGGAGCTCCGCGAGAATCGCGACGATGGCGGCCTGGCCGACCACGAAAGCGACGCCCAGCGCCGTCGGCTGGAACCAGCCCGTCATCAGCACGAGCAAGCTTTCCACCACCCAGAGCGCGTTGATCGCGACGGCGCACCAGGCGAGACTCCGCTGTGGCTCGGGCCTGATCGCGAGCCAGGCGACGAAGGCGACATAGGGAACAAGGACGGCCGCCGCGCCGCGCTGGAAGCCGGCGGGAATTCCGAGCCAGCCCTCAAGCAGATCAGCGCCAGCCAGCAGAAGCGCGGCCATGCCGCCGCTTGCGATCGCGTCGAGCGCAAGGGCCTGGCGCAGGGTGATGGAGGACAGAACAGACATCAGGGTCTCCCGGGCAATCGCCGCGGCTCATCCGCGGCTCTGATGCCCGATCCTTTCGCGGCTGATGTGGCGGGTCGATTACCTCGAAGGTCATTGGATCGCGCCGCCGTCCTGCCTATCGTTGCGGCATGATCACGACTCTCGCCTCTCCCAACGCCGCCAGCGCCGTTCCGCCTGTCGGCCATCTCCTGCGCGAATGGCGGCAACGCCGGCGCCTCAGCCAGCTCGACCTCGCGCTGGAGGCCGACATCTCGTCGCGACATCTCAGCTTCATGGAGACTGGCCGCGCCCAACCGAGCCGGGAGATGCTGCTTCATCTCGCCGAGCAACTGGAGGTGCCCTTGCGCGATCGAAATGTGCTTTTGACCGCGGCGGGCTTCGCGCCTGTCTTCGCCGAACGCTCGCTGTTGGACCCGGCGCTGACCGCGGCGCGCGACGCCGTCGAACTGGTGTTGAAGGGCCACGAACCCTACCCCGCGATCGCCGTCGATCGGCACTGGCTTCTTTCTTCGGCGAATACGCCGGCGCTGATGCTGATGGCGGGCGTCGATGAGGAGCTGGTGAAGCCGCCGATCAATGTGCTGCGCGTCAGCCTGCATCCGAAGGGGCTTGCGCCGCGCATCGCCAATCTCGGCGAATGGCGCGCTCATCTGCTCGCGCGACTGAAGCGACAGATCGAAACCACGGGCGACGCTGTGCTCAGCGCGCTGCTTGAAGAGCTGTCGTCCTATCCGGCGCCACGCGAGCGTCATGGCGCGCGCGAGGTCAGCGCCATCGCGGTGCCGCTTCAGCTCAAGTCGGACGCAGGGATCATGTCCTTCTTCAGCACGATCACGGTGTTCGGCACGCCTGTGGACATCACACTGTCGGAAATCGCGATCGAGGCGTTCTTTCCGGCGGACCAGGCGACGGGCGACATTCTCCGCCGCATGAGCGCGCAGAAGAGCTGACGCAAGATTGGCGGACTATCCCTCCATCTTCACGCCGGCGTCCTTCACCACTTTGCCCCACTTCTCCGTCTCGCTGCGGATGAACTGGCCGAATTCACCCGGCGTCGTGGTCGTGACGCGCGCGCCGAGCTTCTCGAATTTCTGGCGAATCTCCGGCTGATTGAATGCGCTCACCGTGTCGGCGTTGATCTTGGCGATGATGTCAGGCGGCGTCTTCGCTGGCGCGGTGACGCCAAACCAGGAGGTCACGTCAAAACCGGGCACGCCGGACTCATCGATAGTCGGAAAATCAAGCGCCGCAAGCACGCGCTGCTTCGTCGTGACCGCAAGGCCCCTCACCTGCCCGCCCTGCGCCTGCGGCAGCATGAAGGGGATATTGTCGAACATCACATCGACGCGGCCGGTGATGAGATCGCTGATCGCCAGCGCCGATCCGCGATAGGGCACATGCGTCATCTCGATGTTGGTCAGCTTCTTGAACAGTTCGCCGCAGAGATGGATCGACGTGCCGGTTCCGGATGACGCGAAAGTCAGCTTGCCCGCATTCGCTTTCGCATGCGCGATGAATTCCTGCACCGTTTTCGCAGGCGAGGAATTCGGCACCGTCATGAGATTCGCAAGCTGGATGCAGAGCGTCACCGGCGCGAGATCAGTCACCGGGTTATATTCCATCTGCTTGTAGATATGCGGATTGATGGTCGCGGTGATCGCGGTCACCAGCAACGTGTGACCGTCAGGCTCCGAGCGCGCCACCGCGGCGCTGCCGAGATTGCTGCCGGCGCCCGGCCTGTTCTCGACGATGACCGTCGTCTTCCACAGCTTGCCCCATTCCTCGGCAAGGGTCCGGCCAACAATGTCCGTCGCCCCGCCCGCCGGGAACGGCACGATCAGCTTGACCTGTTTCGAGGGGAAAGGCTCCGCGCGCACGACAGCCGGGGCGGCGACAAGTCCTGCAACAGCGCCCGCGAACAGGCGTCGATCGATCGGCATGGCGTTTCCTCGTTCCGGCCCGCTTTCCATTGCAGGCTCTTGACCCAAGGCTAGCCGGCGTCCGGCAGGCCGCCAAGGCGCCGGCGCCCGTACGATGAAGCCGGGGACTGACGCCGAAGGCCGAAACTGGTAGCCACGCCTGCGCGCCCTACGGTAATTTCGGACCCATGAGCACAGACGAGTTCCTTCCCCCTGACGAAGCGCCGCCCGCCGGCCGGCTGCGCCGCTTCCCGAA carries:
- a CDS encoding site-specific integrase encodes the protein MKNNTSSLTTNLTLLDVLSSLRAGYFSPTRRRDLISSVKRVAEMLNLPPDRIPACVPYLREKIIGISAGRYNIVPRTLQTLTSNFFAAISATREGAMLRTAQEPLTPSWIALVGALPDRRSKHALSRLSRYCSSRLIDPASLTPALFAEFEHAVHIRTRAKDPTAVSKKARLAWNRLAAAQPELGLSLIPVERRAPKLIPWLAFCTTFTDEVAVYCAWLSVTDRFDDNARRSPLRPGSIRLRRQIIQAAATALVQSGVPVASVTCLACLTTPEAFKAIMRVRCLELKNAPNAHNMQIAKGLLAIAREWTKPGDDDLSALKAAFGRVPKPKPGMTAKNWELLRKFDDPDIVQQYLAAPQREFARALTMKSAGPALVAAQAALTLAVLSDYPLRLFNLTHLEFGRTLDLRGDTAVVDIPPEETKTGERQCAALSTETSKMLQRYHSEIAPAALGRSPRYVFCNRDGTRKAPATVENLFTKLVKKEVGIHMTPHETRHVSAKFMLAENPGGHEEVRQLLGHASSKTTATYYAPLDTARAAQRHQDALARARESLMNSDRERARRTVKS
- a CDS encoding tripartite tricarboxylate transporter substrate binding protein — protein: MPIDRRLFAGAVAGLVAAPAVVRAEPFPSKQVKLIVPFPAGGATDIVGRTLAEEWGKLWKTTVIVENRPGAGSNLGSAAVARSEPDGHTLLVTAITATINPHIYKQMEYNPVTDLAPVTLCIQLANLMTVPNSSPAKTVQEFIAHAKANAGKLTFASSGTGTSIHLCGELFKKLTNIEMTHVPYRGSALAISDLITGRVDVMFDNIPFMLPQAQGGQVRGLAVTTKQRVLAALDFPTIDESGVPGFDVTSWFGVTAPAKTPPDIIAKINADTVSAFNQPEIRQKFEKLGARVTTTTPGEFGQFIRSETEKWGKVVKDAGVKMEG
- a CDS encoding helix-turn-helix transcriptional regulator, yielding MITTLASPNAASAVPPVGHLLREWRQRRRLSQLDLALEADISSRHLSFMETGRAQPSREMLLHLAEQLEVPLRDRNVLLTAAGFAPVFAERSLLDPALTAARDAVELVLKGHEPYPAIAVDRHWLLSSANTPALMLMAGVDEELVKPPINVLRVSLHPKGLAPRIANLGEWRAHLLARLKRQIETTGDAVLSALLEELSSYPAPRERHGAREVSAIAVPLQLKSDAGIMSFFSTITVFGTPVDITLSEIAIEAFFPADQATGDILRRMSAQKS
- a CDS encoding helix-turn-helix domain-containing protein gives rise to the protein MMRRKINKPQKDPQDRRRRAPQFVSPLLNVAEVADYLSMSEKSVRRLIAAGTLPEIRMGSVIRLRKSDLDAYIDRCAVY
- a CDS encoding helix-turn-helix domain-containing protein translates to MSSTKIVSDDALFTVKEARQFVSAGVTRIYELLNRGQLEAKKSGRRTLITGASINNYRAAMPFYQPRQTAT
- a CDS encoding tyrosine-type recombinase/integrase; the protein is MALDDVTIRGTKPETKVLKLSDGGGLQLWITPTGARTWRLAYRFGGRQKLMPVGAYPKVGLKEARKARDAAKALLEDGLDPAADRLAKKAAAALAERDTFGLIADELIARKKAEDRAAATVAKTEWLLSFALPTLRDRPIADIKAAEVLAVLRTVEARGRRESARRLRSVVGEVFRLAIATARAENDPTSALRGALLAPKTKHRAAIIEAAPLGGLLRAIDAFDGQPTTRAALQLMALLFPRPGELRLAEWPEFDLETAVWTIPGARTKMRRPHRVPLPPQAIVILKDLRKITGRGVAGLVFPGVRTVRRPISENTLNGALRAMGFSQEAHSAHGFRSSFSTLANESGLWSRDAIERALAHVEENDVRRAYARGEHWEERVRMAAWWGEELNRLRRNGGMPPTPKPEH